One genomic region from Candidatus Nitrosopumilus koreensis AR1 encodes:
- the sufD gene encoding Fe-S cluster assembly protein SufD gives MSQTLSKLDTSHIDEISSSYNEPDWLKNYRKDSLSVYDSLPIELSPLYNKYTDAKKMDPEKVSLSASTAQTTPSFLQKRLGELENEICIIQIGTHITKINLPEDLKSKGLVISSISDAIANNSELVKKALESSKSQDDKFTALNNAAFNSGIFIHIPRNLILEKPIHFLSCLSDDGLSVISRNIIFADESSKATVVQELYSPKSDSQQAYLELLNTNVAANAQLDVTTLQMIDQHAVNFSTRRTDLAQDAKINWYSGLFGSMLSRYKIDYFLNGTGASSNDSEVVFGNNEQSFDIQTNVNHESPATEGRVVEKSILRNKSKSLFKGMIRIKEKAVKSNSFLSGRSILLDKDAKSDAIPGLEIFTNDVKATHSASVAQIDEEQVFYLKTRCLSHEEAERTIVEGFLEPLSRKMSYQVRAWIAYLIESKWENRELTVNTDEELTKFVEVEETRYNEDAEIEQHYKYR, from the coding sequence ATGTCTCAAACACTTTCCAAATTAGATACAAGTCACATTGATGAAATTTCTTCATCATATAATGAACCTGATTGGCTAAAAAATTACAGGAAAGACTCTTTGTCTGTTTATGACAGTCTTCCAATTGAACTATCTCCTCTTTACAATAAGTATACTGATGCAAAAAAAATGGATCCTGAAAAAGTTTCATTGTCTGCATCAACTGCACAAACCACACCTTCTTTTCTTCAAAAAAGATTGGGCGAACTTGAAAACGAAATTTGCATTATCCAAATTGGCACACACATAACTAAAATCAACCTACCTGAAGATCTAAAATCAAAAGGATTGGTAATCTCTTCTATTTCTGATGCAATTGCAAACAATTCCGAACTAGTCAAAAAAGCACTAGAATCATCAAAATCTCAAGATGATAAATTCACTGCCTTAAACAATGCAGCCTTTAACTCAGGTATATTCATCCACATTCCACGTAATTTGATTCTAGAAAAACCAATTCATTTCTTATCTTGCTTGTCTGATGATGGGCTCTCAGTAATATCTAGGAACATCATTTTTGCTGATGAAAGCAGCAAAGCAACAGTTGTCCAAGAACTATATTCTCCAAAATCTGATTCTCAACAAGCATATCTGGAATTACTCAACACCAATGTTGCAGCAAATGCGCAACTTGATGTTACCACATTACAAATGATTGATCAACATGCAGTTAACTTTTCTACACGAAGAACTGATCTTGCACAAGATGCAAAAATAAACTGGTATTCTGGACTCTTTGGTTCAATGCTGTCCAGATACAAAATTGACTATTTCCTAAATGGAACAGGTGCATCATCAAATGATTCAGAAGTTGTATTTGGAAATAATGAACAGTCATTTGACATTCAAACAAATGTGAATCATGAGAGTCCTGCAACTGAGGGGCGTGTAGTTGAAAAATCAATCCTTAGAAACAAATCAAAATCTTTGTTCAAAGGTATGATTCGAATTAAAGAAAAGGCTGTCAAATCAAACTCTTTTTTGTCTGGCCGTTCAATTCTGTTGGATAAAGATGCAAAATCTGATGCAATTCCTGGACTTGAAATTTTCACAAATGATGTTAAAGCAACACACTCTGCATCAGTAGCTCAAATTGATGAAGAACAAGTATTCTACTTGAAAACAAGATGTCTAAGCCATGAAGAAGCTGAAAGAACTATTGTTGAAGGATTTTTGGAACCACTTTCAAGAAAGATGTCTTACCAAGTCAGGGCATGGATTGCTTATCTTATTGAATCTAAATGGGAAAACCGTGAACTTACTGTCAATACTGATGAAGAACTAACCAAATTTGTTGAAGTAGAAGAAACACGTTACAACGAAGATGCTGAAATAGAACAACACTACAAGTATAGGTGA
- a CDS encoding Rieske (2Fe-2S) protein, whose amino-acid sequence MSEWIKVCNIDQVKEGQLFGFTHDEKKILLANLKGKIHATDLICTHADADLSTGFLSDEGVRCPLHLSVFNLESGEPQNLPAETPLKVYNVKIDDSEIYVEV is encoded by the coding sequence TTGTCTGAATGGATAAAGGTCTGTAATATAGATCAAGTAAAAGAAGGACAACTTTTTGGATTTACGCATGATGAAAAAAAAATTCTTTTAGCAAATTTAAAGGGAAAAATCCATGCAACAGATCTAATTTGTACTCATGCTGATGCTGATCTTTCAACTGGATTTCTAAGTGATGAAGGTGTACGATGTCCATTACATCTCTCTGTTTTCAACTTAGAGAGTGGTGAACCTCAAAACCTTCCTGCTGAAACACCTCTAAAAGTATACAATGTTAAAATAGACGACAGCGAAATTTACGTGGAGGTTTAA
- a CDS encoding cysteine desulfurase, with product MQSVESTFENLRKDFPILTRTVRDNKHLVYLDNASTTQKPNQVIDAITDYYQNHNANIHRAVYALAEEATEAYEEARDKIANFVNIKDRQEIIFVRGTTEAINLVAYAWGRTHINEGDIIVTTEYEHHSNIVPWQLLTQEKRAKLEYIGMDDNGELILDDLDKLLATGKVKLVTFSLMSNVLGTITDAPKIIEKCKAAGVLTLIDGAQAVPHMKVDLEQLGCDFFAFSGHKMLGPTGIGVLWVRKSVLNTMSPFHGGGDMIREVHKYETTWNDLPYKFEAGTPNIADVVGLGAAIDYLTKIGMDNIREHEIELTKYAIEKLSQVKGLHIYGTKDISKRGGVISFNFADVHPHDVAQIIDEEGIAVRSGHHCAQVLMERLNVAATSRASFYIYNTKEDIDVLVNSLNTVAKVFKL from the coding sequence ATGCAAAGTGTAGAATCAACTTTTGAAAATTTAAGAAAAGATTTCCCTATACTTACAAGAACTGTTAGAGATAACAAACACTTAGTTTATCTTGATAATGCATCTACTACACAAAAACCAAATCAAGTAATTGATGCTATTACTGATTATTATCAAAACCATAATGCAAATATCCATAGAGCAGTTTATGCTCTAGCTGAAGAAGCAACAGAAGCTTATGAAGAAGCTAGAGATAAGATTGCAAATTTTGTTAACATTAAAGATCGACAGGAGATAATCTTTGTTAGAGGAACAACTGAAGCAATTAATCTAGTTGCATATGCATGGGGAAGGACTCACATCAATGAAGGGGATATTATTGTCACTACTGAATATGAACACCATAGCAATATCGTTCCATGGCAACTTCTTACACAAGAAAAACGTGCAAAATTAGAATATATTGGAATGGATGATAATGGTGAACTGATTTTGGATGATCTTGACAAACTTTTGGCAACAGGCAAAGTAAAACTTGTAACATTTAGTTTGATGTCAAATGTACTTGGTACAATCACTGATGCTCCAAAAATTATTGAAAAATGTAAAGCAGCAGGTGTTCTTACATTAATTGATGGAGCTCAAGCAGTACCTCACATGAAAGTTGACCTTGAACAATTAGGATGTGACTTTTTTGCATTTTCTGGCCATAAAATGTTAGGTCCGACTGGAATTGGTGTATTATGGGTTAGAAAATCTGTGCTTAATACTATGAGTCCATTTCATGGTGGTGGTGATATGATTCGTGAGGTCCACAAATATGAAACAACTTGGAATGATTTGCCTTACAAATTTGAGGCAGGAACTCCAAACATTGCTGATGTTGTAGGTCTTGGAGCCGCAATTGACTATCTCACAAAAATTGGAATGGATAATATCCGTGAACATGAAATCGAACTAACAAAATATGCTATTGAGAAATTATCTCAAGTTAAGGGACTTCACATCTATGGCACTAAAGATATTTCAAAACGTGGTGGTGTAATCTCATTTAATTTTGCAGATGTGCATCCACATGATGTGGCCCAAATTATTGATGAAGAGGGAATTGCAGTACGATCTGGCCATCATTGTGCGCAAGTGTTAATGGAGAGACTAAATGTTGCAGCTACATCCAGAGCAAGTTTTTACATTTACAACACTAAAGAAGATATTGATGTACTTGTTAATTCATTAAATACGGTGGCAAAGGTGTTCAAGTTATGA
- a CDS encoding iron-sulfur cluster assembly scaffold protein: MSSNADIYHEMIVDYSRNPINYGKIENHDVTFHDSNPLCGDSIDIDMKIDDNKVTDIKFHGKGCAICMACSSVLTEITKGKSIEDVRKIEKNDVLSELGLEHLQAVRIKCALLSLKVLKSALYTYIGKHLENSEDVDKLKEEAANLY; this comes from the coding sequence ATGAGTAGTAATGCTGACATTTACCATGAAATGATTGTGGATTATTCAAGAAATCCAATTAACTATGGAAAAATTGAGAATCACGATGTTACTTTTCATGATTCAAACCCCTTATGCGGTGATAGTATTGACATTGATATGAAAATTGATGACAACAAGGTTACTGATATCAAATTTCATGGTAAGGGATGTGCAATTTGCATGGCATGTTCTTCTGTTCTGACTGAAATTACCAAAGGAAAAAGTATTGAGGATGTAAGAAAAATTGAAAAAAATGATGTCTTAAGTGAATTGGGTCTTGAACATCTTCAGGCGGTCCGAATAAAATGTGCCTTATTGTCTCTTAAGGTGCTTAAATCTGCTCTTTATACCTACATTGGAAAACATCTTGAAAACTCAGAAGATGTGGACAAACTAAAAGAAGAGGCAGCAAATCTGTACTAG
- a CDS encoding phosphoglycerate kinase encodes MDNRKGVKVLTLDDFDLKGKTVFLRVDMNCPIDPETMEISGTKRIEEAIETLQSLKESKVVVASHQGRVGNNDYTGMDKHAKVLEKLMNRKIKYVEDVIGEAAQNAIKNLENGDILLLDNLRLCAEENYEFTPENAAKTIMVTRLAKLFDLCVLDSFPSAHRSHPSIVGFPQVLPACAGRIVEREVRNLDEIMTVAKAPHVIVLGGSKVPDRLEAIKLLIQNGRADHVLLTGLIGNVFMRAQARVKSPLGIKREEEVVAKAHTLIGEYPDVFATPVDIAIDKDGERVEMDVREMGKGDKIFDLGPKTVEYYSKLIAGAGTVFISGPAGFFEKENFSYGTKALLTAVANSMATTIVSGGHLTTALKQQGLADKINHISTAGGALVLYLTGEKLPMIKALEDARIKYQSK; translated from the coding sequence GTGGATAATAGAAAAGGCGTGAAGGTACTCACACTAGACGATTTTGACTTAAAAGGTAAAACTGTTTTTTTGAGGGTCGACATGAATTGTCCAATTGATCCAGAAACAATGGAGATTTCAGGCACTAAAAGAATTGAAGAAGCTATTGAAACATTACAATCACTAAAGGAATCCAAAGTAGTAGTTGCATCACACCAAGGAAGAGTTGGAAATAATGATTATACCGGTATGGACAAACATGCAAAAGTTCTTGAAAAATTGATGAATCGTAAAATAAAATATGTCGAAGATGTAATTGGAGAAGCTGCACAAAATGCAATTAAGAATTTAGAAAATGGAGACATTCTACTTTTAGATAATCTCAGATTATGTGCAGAAGAAAACTACGAGTTTACACCAGAGAATGCAGCAAAAACAATAATGGTGACACGCTTGGCCAAACTATTTGATCTTTGTGTATTAGATTCATTTCCTAGTGCTCACAGATCACACCCATCAATTGTTGGTTTTCCACAAGTATTACCTGCATGTGCAGGAAGAATTGTTGAAAGAGAGGTTCGAAACCTAGATGAAATCATGACTGTAGCTAAAGCGCCTCATGTGATAGTTCTTGGAGGATCTAAAGTACCAGACAGACTTGAGGCAATCAAATTACTCATTCAAAATGGACGTGCAGATCATGTCTTGTTAACAGGATTGATAGGAAATGTGTTCATGCGTGCACAAGCCAGAGTAAAATCTCCGCTTGGAATAAAAAGAGAAGAAGAAGTGGTTGCAAAAGCTCACACATTGATAGGTGAATATCCAGATGTGTTTGCAACACCAGTAGATATTGCAATTGACAAAGATGGTGAAAGAGTAGAGATGGATGTAAGAGAGATGGGCAAAGGAGATAAGATTTTTGATTTAGGTCCAAAAACTGTCGAATATTATTCAAAATTAATTGCAGGTGCCGGAACTGTATTTATCAGCGGCCCAGCAGGATTTTTTGAGAAAGAGAATTTCAGCTATGGTACAAAGGCACTACTGACTGCAGTTGCAAATTCAATGGCAACTACAATTGTTAGTGGAGGTCACCTGACAACTGCATTAAAACAACAAGGCTTGGCAGACAAAATCAATCATATCAGTACGGCAGGTGGAGCATTAGTACTTTATCTTACAGGAGAAAAATTACCAATGATAAAAGCACTTGAAGATGCCAGAATAAAATACCAATCTAAATAG
- a CDS encoding phosphatase PAP2 family protein encodes MQNWLFDIRSRSFVLLTILFLILTGFVYSGITDSFDQSVVLFFSQNIGNPTLDIVMQYVTESGDVFNMLMFGILMLIIPKTRRIGITLMILIVLSTLLTGYIKCGVDRDRPDFDYEGVEFPVEISRDTFALFCEGGFDASYPSGHAARSMIFGIILGYALSERFPRGAYLMFLYPVMISVSRIYVLQHYPMDVIGGAVIGIMLAGVMANRTKLYKIFEKSKT; translated from the coding sequence TTGCAAAACTGGCTTTTTGATATTAGGTCTCGCTCATTTGTATTACTGACAATTTTATTTTTAATTCTAACTGGATTTGTCTATTCGGGAATCACAGACAGCTTTGATCAAAGTGTTGTTTTATTTTTCTCTCAAAATATTGGAAATCCAACTCTTGACATTGTAATGCAGTATGTTACAGAAAGTGGTGATGTCTTTAACATGCTAATGTTTGGAATTCTGATGTTAATTATTCCTAAAACTCGAAGAATTGGAATTACCTTAATGATTCTAATTGTGTTGTCTACTCTTCTAACTGGCTACATAAAATGTGGAGTTGACCGTGACAGGCCTGATTTTGATTATGAGGGTGTAGAATTTCCTGTAGAAATCAGCCGCGATACTTTTGCCCTGTTCTGTGAAGGAGGATTTGATGCATCTTATCCATCTGGACATGCTGCTAGGTCTATGATATTTGGAATAATTTTAGGCTATGCATTATCTGAGAGATTCCCACGTGGGGCATATTTGATGTTCTTGTATCCTGTAATGATCTCTGTGAGCAGAATCTATGTTTTACAACATTATCCTATGGATGTGATAGGAGGGGCTGTCATTGGAATAATGCTTGCAGGTGTAATGGCAAATAGAACTAAACTCTATAAAATTTTTGAAAAATCAAAAACCTAA
- a CDS encoding DNA-binding protein: protein MAEFIPISQVKKMRSGINAKAEVKSKGDPRTVNLKNGGTVDVCDAVIADGETEDDQMKLTLWGDDIKAVNVGDVVVITNGYTNEFKGEVSLTKGKFGQMEVNPQ from the coding sequence ATGGCAGAATTCATACCAATTTCACAAGTAAAAAAAATGCGAAGTGGAATAAATGCTAAAGCAGAAGTGAAAAGCAAAGGGGACCCAAGAACTGTTAATCTAAAAAATGGAGGAACAGTTGATGTCTGTGATGCAGTAATAGCTGATGGTGAAACGGAAGATGACCAAATGAAATTGACATTGTGGGGAGACGATATCAAAGCAGTAAATGTTGGAGATGTTGTTGTAATCACAAATGGATATACCAATGAATTCAAAGGTGAAGTGTCCTTAACAAAAGGTAAATTTGGTCAGATGGAAGTAAATCCTCAATAA
- a CDS encoding HD domain-containing protein: protein MKVLELLKRDIKKIMENDTAHDFEHIMRVYKNAQNICKKEKANEKLVLSAALLHDIVSYPKSHKRSKMSSIESAKKSKQILKKYGYSEDEITIISDAIRDHSFSQKKIPKTIEGKILQDSDRLDALGAIGIARVFATGGSLKRPFYNLDDPFCKKRTPDDKIWTVDHFFQKLLKLESLMNTKSGKIEAKRRTRILKEYLKQLQQEI, encoded by the coding sequence ATGAAGGTTCTTGAATTACTCAAAAGAGACATAAAAAAAATAATGGAAAATGACACTGCCCATGATTTTGAACACATTATGAGAGTATACAAAAATGCACAAAATATTTGTAAAAAAGAAAAAGCAAATGAAAAATTAGTTTTGAGTGCTGCACTATTACATGATATTGTCTCTTATCCAAAATCTCACAAGCGCTCAAAAATGTCTTCTATTGAAAGTGCAAAAAAATCAAAACAAATTCTAAAAAAATATGGTTACTCTGAAGATGAAATTACAATAATTTCTGATGCCATACGTGATCATAGTTTCTCCCAAAAGAAAATTCCTAAAACAATTGAAGGGAAAATACTCCAAGATTCTGATAGGTTGGATGCATTAGGTGCAATCGGAATTGCTAGAGTTTTTGCTACGGGCGGTTCTCTGAAAAGACCATTTTACAACCTTGATGATCCATTTTGCAAAAAACGAACTCCTGATGATAAAATATGGACCGTAGATCATTTCTTTCAAAAATTACTTAAGCTTGAATCATTAATGAATACAAAATCTGGGAAAATCGAGGCAAAAAGAAGAACTAGAATTCTAAAAGAATATCTTAAACAACTACAACAAGAAATCTAA
- the hemB gene encoding porphobilinogen synthase gives MSFPTRRLRRLRTSEKMRELIQQTTLSPKDFICPVFVQEDLKTRTKVESMTAIERLPLEDVNDEVGTISDLGIPAIMLFGIPTQKDEVGSSAFEDNGIVQKAISQIRENFGDKIVIMADVCLCQFTSTGHCGIIQGNKIDNDTSLETLSKIAVSQAKAGVDTVSPSAMMDGQVAAIRNALDDEGFSDVSIMSHSAKHRSNFYAPFRDAAECAPKFGDRKTYQVPYTNAREAMMEVETDINEGVDIVMIKPALSYLDLIAETRRRFNVPVSAYSVSGEYALVKAASQLGYVNEKDMTEEILYSIKRAGADMIVTYFAKSASRFLQES, from the coding sequence ATGTCATTTCCAACCAGACGTCTCCGCAGATTAAGAACATCAGAAAAAATGAGAGAGTTAATACAACAGACTACGCTTTCTCCAAAGGATTTCATTTGTCCTGTATTTGTTCAAGAAGATCTTAAAACAAGAACAAAAGTGGAGTCAATGACAGCAATTGAAAGATTGCCATTAGAAGATGTTAATGATGAGGTGGGAACCATTAGCGATTTAGGTATTCCTGCCATTATGTTATTTGGCATTCCAACTCAAAAAGATGAAGTAGGCTCTTCTGCATTTGAGGATAACGGAATTGTTCAAAAAGCAATTTCACAAATTAGAGAAAATTTTGGAGACAAGATAGTAATCATGGCAGATGTATGTCTATGCCAGTTTACATCCACAGGGCATTGTGGAATTATTCAGGGAAACAAGATTGATAACGATACTAGTTTAGAAACACTTTCAAAAATTGCAGTAAGCCAAGCTAAAGCAGGAGTCGATACCGTTTCACCTTCTGCAATGATGGATGGGCAAGTTGCAGCAATAAGAAATGCACTTGATGATGAAGGTTTTTCAGATGTCTCAATAATGTCACATTCAGCTAAACATCGCTCAAACTTTTATGCCCCATTTAGAGATGCTGCAGAATGTGCACCAAAGTTTGGAGACAGAAAGACATACCAGGTTCCATATACAAATGCTAGAGAAGCAATGATGGAAGTAGAAACTGACATCAATGAAGGAGTAGACATTGTCATGATAAAACCCGCATTATCATATTTAGATTTGATTGCAGAAACAAGAAGAAGGTTTAACGTTCCAGTTTCAGCTTATAGTGTTTCTGGAGAATATGCTTTGGTAAAGGCAGCATCACAACTAGGATATGTAAATGAGAAGGACATGACAGAAGAGATACTATATTCAATAAAGAGAGCAGGAGCAGACATGATCGTGACTTATTTTGCAAAATCTGCTTCAAGATTTCTTCAAGAATCATGA
- the hemA gene encoding glutamyl-tRNA reductase: protein MNQNIINARVTFRNSPIHILEQFTIKDIEEAYDKFKKHSGLEECVIIQTCNRIELFGRSKDQEFDKIKKTWASLAGLEEQVFDENMEIEENKNALHHLLKLTSGLDSMVLGEEQILGQIKNSITSAREKKASGQHLNTLFDKAIRMGTRIRNSSGIGKGGISVGSMAVKLAEENIDELKTKKTLLIGTGEVSTLVAKSLQRRGYAFDVTSRTLSRSETFCETMGGSPVKFEQVLSGFDNYDVIFVATTAPYFLVTYERIIEAMKDKNRGMMILDLSNPRTVDEKVATIGGVKLMNLDQIAEMVEKNMNARLNKVKTVENIINEEVLVLEASMKRLDAEPLVKDVFKNIDSLREKELQKALQMLDEKDEKRIKIIDELTKAVVESIVSTPMNNIRKASEQGNPEVVNLASKLFDYKKQEQVD, encoded by the coding sequence ATGAATCAAAATATCATTAACGCACGTGTAACTTTTCGTAATTCACCAATCCATATTTTAGAACAGTTTACAATAAAAGACATTGAAGAGGCATATGACAAATTCAAAAAACATTCAGGATTAGAGGAATGTGTTATAATTCAAACATGTAATCGAATAGAGTTGTTTGGAAGATCAAAAGATCAAGAGTTTGATAAGATAAAGAAGACATGGGCATCATTAGCAGGGCTAGAGGAACAAGTTTTTGATGAAAACATGGAAATTGAAGAGAACAAAAATGCTTTGCATCATTTATTGAAATTAACATCAGGATTAGACTCTATGGTATTAGGGGAAGAGCAAATACTAGGCCAAATTAAAAATTCTATTACTTCAGCAAGGGAGAAGAAAGCATCAGGTCAACATCTCAACACATTATTTGATAAAGCAATCAGAATGGGAACTAGAATCAGAAACTCTAGCGGAATTGGTAAAGGAGGAATTTCAGTTGGCTCAATGGCAGTAAAACTTGCAGAAGAAAACATTGATGAGTTAAAAACAAAGAAAACATTGCTTATTGGTACTGGAGAGGTTTCCACACTAGTTGCAAAATCATTACAAAGACGTGGATATGCATTTGATGTAACTAGCAGAACGCTAAGCAGGTCAGAAACATTTTGTGAAACTATGGGAGGAAGCCCAGTTAAATTTGAACAAGTTCTTTCAGGATTTGATAACTATGATGTAATATTTGTAGCAACAACTGCACCATATTTTCTTGTTACATATGAACGGATTATAGAAGCAATGAAAGACAAAAACAGAGGTATGATGATTTTAGATTTATCAAATCCAAGAACAGTAGATGAAAAAGTTGCAACCATTGGAGGAGTGAAGTTGATGAATCTAGACCAAATTGCAGAGATGGTAGAGAAGAACATGAATGCAAGATTAAACAAGGTAAAAACCGTTGAAAATATAATTAACGAAGAAGTACTAGTATTGGAAGCCTCAATGAAAAGACTAGATGCAGAACCACTTGTAAAAGATGTATTCAAGAATATTGATTCACTTAGAGAAAAAGAGTTACAAAAGGCACTTCAAATGTTAGATGAAAAAGACGAGAAAAGAATCAAAATAATTGATGAATTAACCAAAGCAGTAGTAGAAAGCATTGTTTCAACTCCAATGAACAATATCAGAAAAGCATCTGAACAAGGCAATCCAGAGGTAGTGAACCTTGCAAGTAAACTGTTTGACTATAAAAAACAAGAACAGGTAGACTAG
- a CDS encoding precorrin-2 dehydrogenase/sirohydrochlorin ferrochelatase family protein, with amino-acid sequence MIVDLNLHGKSIVVIGGGNEAQKRINSVIKQECDITVISDKVNSQINKLAKSKKIQLKKQKIQDTRFISEFKPDIIITTTNDKKLNQKIISAGKKRRIITYSSDNPEESDFSNPAIIDFEKIIQIAIFTGGQSPAMSKKIKQKSERVFREIITKADISQIKIQKIARKVAKDHIPTPTERKECLRSIMNDNGIDQLIKDGQMKKAEKRAITIVRNWE; translated from the coding sequence ATGATAGTAGACCTAAACCTTCATGGAAAATCAATAGTTGTGATTGGAGGAGGCAATGAGGCACAAAAAAGAATCAATTCTGTAATCAAACAAGAATGTGACATCACAGTGATCAGTGACAAGGTAAACTCACAAATCAACAAACTTGCAAAATCAAAAAAAATTCAATTAAAAAAACAAAAAATTCAAGATACTAGGTTCATTTCAGAATTCAAACCAGACATTATTATTACAACAACCAATGATAAAAAACTCAATCAAAAAATCATCAGTGCAGGGAAAAAAAGAAGAATTATCACGTATAGTTCAGATAACCCCGAAGAAAGTGATTTTTCAAATCCAGCAATAATTGATTTTGAGAAAATAATTCAGATTGCAATTTTTACTGGAGGGCAAAGTCCTGCAATGTCAAAAAAGATCAAACAAAAATCAGAAAGGGTGTTTAGAGAGATAATTACAAAAGCGGATATCAGTCAAATTAAAATTCAAAAGATCGCAAGAAAGGTCGCAAAGGATCACATTCCAACTCCAACAGAAAGAAAAGAGTGTCTTCGCAGTATCATGAATGATAATGGGATTGATCAGTTAATAAAAGACGGTCAGATGAAAAAAGCTGAGAAAAGAGCCATTACAATAGTGAGGAATTGGGAATGA
- a CDS encoding Lrp/AsnC family transcriptional regulator translates to MDELDKELLNEIQWTFPLVTRPFDAIAKKFDTTPEIVKERLKQLKEIGVLRQLSAIFDTRKLGYTSSLVAMEIESDKLESVASQINRHPGVSHNYERDHQFNLWFTLAVPPGSDLKTELEKFNVLKGIKKVRMLPTLQLFKIGVKLDMVDEKKHDVAPTEEKKEIKNVKFEPTEQDKDFIRELQKDMDIIDEPFVKAANNLGISENELFEKMKYYEEIGVMRRFAAILRHRQVGFTANGMIVWKVPEDKISAVGAQLGAFPQVSHCYERPTYPDWPYNVFSMIHCKTHDEANKMAKTIQDQIHVDDYKILFSSREFKKTRVEYFVENSFSLEETVPAS, encoded by the coding sequence ATGGATGAACTAGACAAAGAACTTCTTAATGAAATTCAATGGACTTTTCCATTAGTTACTAGGCCATTTGATGCAATTGCAAAAAAATTTGACACTACTCCTGAGATTGTTAAAGAACGCCTAAAACAACTAAAAGAAATTGGCGTTTTAAGACAGCTTAGCGCAATTTTTGATACTAGAAAACTAGGTTACACAAGTTCCTTGGTAGCAATGGAAATAGAATCTGACAAACTAGAATCTGTTGCAAGCCAGATTAATCGTCATCCTGGTGTCAGTCATAATTATGAACGTGACCATCAGTTTAATCTCTGGTTCACTTTGGCCGTTCCTCCTGGTTCTGATCTAAAAACAGAACTTGAAAAATTCAATGTTCTAAAAGGAATTAAAAAAGTCAGAATGCTCCCTACATTACAATTATTCAAAATAGGTGTAAAACTTGACATGGTTGATGAAAAGAAGCATGATGTTGCACCAACTGAGGAGAAAAAAGAAATTAAAAATGTAAAATTTGAACCAACTGAACAAGACAAAGATTTCATCCGTGAATTACAAAAAGACATGGACATAATTGATGAACCATTTGTAAAAGCTGCTAACAATCTTGGAATATCTGAAAATGAATTATTTGAAAAGATGAAATATTATGAAGAAATTGGAGTAATGAGACGTTTTGCAGCAATTTTAAGACATAGACAAGTAGGATTTACTGCAAACGGAATGATTGTTTGGAAAGTTCCTGAAGACAAAATTTCTGCTGTTGGTGCTCAATTGGGTGCATTCCCTCAAGTAAGTCATTGTTATGAGAGACCTACATATCCTGATTGGCCTTACAATGTTTTTTCCATGATTCATTGTAAAACTCATGACGAGGCAAACAAAATGGCAAAAACAATTCAAGATCAAATTCATGTTGATGATTACAAAATTCTCTTTAGTTCACGTGAATTCAAAAAGACACGTGTTGAATATTTTGTAGAAAACTCGTTTTCTCTAGAAGAAACGGTTCCTGCATCTTAA